TCCCTCGCGGGCGCCGGTTAGCCAGGCATCACGAGCGCGTTCGGCGCGGTCGTCATCATCATCGTCGTCGCCCTCGAAAAGATCCTCGATCTTTTCCCAGGCATCGGACGCTCTGTGAGTGAGATCGGACCAGCCGCGTGCTGCGGCATCGCCAAGATCTTCGGCCTTGGCCGAGATCTTGTCCCAGGTCGACGGATCGTTGCGATCGCCGGCGGCATAGGCCACCCGCTCATCGAACCCGGCCATACGGGGCGCGTCGTCCCTGAGGCCCGGCGCCGTGCTGTAGCTGCGGTCGTCCCAGGCGGGACGGGGGGCTGCCACTGCAGGCGTATCCCGCTCGGAAGAGAAGGACGGCGCACGCTCGTCATGGGTCGAGGCCCAACGATCATAGGTCGGAGCCTTCCGGCCGGACCCGGCCATCAGCCACGTCACACCGATGCCGGCCAGCGCGGCCGCGATCGGGTTGTCCTTGACCTGGCGGGCGATATTCTGGGCCAACTCGCCGCCGTGTTCGCGGGCATAACCGGTCGCGGTGTCGATCAAATGATCGGGCGAGAATTGTCGCTGAAGATCTTCGAGCGAGCGGGCGAGCGCGCCGCGCTCGGCCTCGATCTCGCGCTCGATCTCCGCGGGGGAGCGATCGTCTGACATCAGAATGTCTCCTTCACCGCCTCGGCGTCGCGACGGACATTCTTGACCGTGCGGGTCGGTGCGAGGCTGCTGAGTTTGAGGTCGTTGATCCCCTTGGCGACCATGGCGAAGGCCACGACCGCGAGCAGACCACCGACGATGAGGGCGGACCATCCAGCGTCGAGCCCCAGCTCGGTGATCGCAGCCACGAGGGCGGCCGCCAGCACGTTGAGCGCGACAAGGGCGATTACCAGCGCCCCGACGAGCAGGCCGATGGCGATGCCCGCGCGGGACAGGTTGTCGTTTATCTCCGCGCGGGCGAGGTCGACTTCCTTGCGGATCAGGCTCGAGACGTGACCGAGCACGTCCCCGATGATCCCCGTCGCGCTCTTGGCGCGCGGCTCATCGGTATGTGCGTCGTCCTTCATCAGCGGAACTCCCGGCTCTCACGCTCGTACGGCGTGTGGCGCACGCCGGCGGGCGGGGCGTCGAAACGGGCGTCGCGACGGGTCGTGTAGCGCGGACGCTCCGCCCGTTCGGAGGCCTTCATCAGGCGCGCGGCGGCGAAGCCCAGAAGTGCTGCCCCACCGAGGAACACGGCCGGGTTGCGGCGCGCGAACTGCGTCAGGTCGTCGGCGACCGAGGAGAGGTCCTTGTCGCGGATGGCGTCGGCGGCATAGCTCAGGTTCGAGGCCAGGTAGTCGGCGGCCTGCGCCTGATAGCTGCTCTCGCCGAACTGTCGGCCCGCATCGCGGATCTGCTGAGCGGTGCGGTCGATCTCGCCGGAGGCATAGCTCTTGGCTTCGTCGACCTTGGCGTCGGCAATGCCCTTGGCGCGATCGGCGGCGGCGGCGGCCTCGGCCTTGGCGCGCTCGGTCAGCTCGGCGGCCCGGGACTTGGCAGCGGCGCCGGTCTCTTCGGCGAGCTTGGCGGCGTCCTTATCCTTGTCGGCCTTGGGGGCGGACGTGGCGGCCGCCGTCGAAGCCATGTGGACTTCGGGGGCGGGCGTTTTGGCGGCGGGCGTCTTGGCGGCGGTCGTCTTGTTGCTGCTGTCGGACATCGGGTCCTCCTTCAGGAATGGTTCTGGCGGTGGCGGTCGGTTCGAGGGCGATCCGTTCAGGCGATGAACGAGATGACCGCCAGAGCGACGACGACGACACCGATGACGTAGAAGATGCTGTTCACGATATTTCTCCGGCTTTTGAATCACATGGGCGGGAACCGGTGATCGGTCCCTGATGCTGCCTAAACGCCAAGTCCCCCCCTCGTTGTTCCACACGCCCCACGTGTATTTTCCGGCCCGACCCTTGCCGAGCTCGAGCGCAGAACGTAAGAGGAACAAATGGGAAAGATGTCGATTCAGCAGAAGCTTGCGCTTCTTTCAGATGCCGCCAAATACGACGCCAGCTGCGCGTCGTCGGGCACGACCAAGCGCGGATCGCGCGATGGCACCGGGCTGGGTTCGACCACCGGGTCAGGCATTTGCCATGCCTATGCCCCCGACGGGCGGTGCATCAGCCTTCTGAAGATCCTGATGACGAATTACTGCGTCTACGACTGCGCCTATTGCGTGAACCGGCGGTCATCCAACGTCCCGCGCGCGCGGTTCACCGTGGACGAGGTTGTGTGGCTGACGACCGAGTTCTACCGCCGCAACTATATCGAGGGGCTGTTTCTGTCCTCGGGCATCATAGCGTCCTCGGATTACACGATGGAGGAGATGGTCCGCATCGCCGAGACGCTGCGCGCGCAGGGCTTTCGCGGCTACATTCACCTCAAGACC
This portion of the uncultured Jannaschia sp. genome encodes:
- a CDS encoding DUF3618 domain-containing protein; this translates as MSDDRSPAEIEREIEAERGALARSLEDLQRQFSPDHLIDTATGYAREHGGELAQNIARQVKDNPIAAALAGIGVTWLMAGSGRKAPTYDRWASTHDERAPSFSSERDTPAVAAPRPAWDDRSYSTAPGLRDDAPRMAGFDERVAYAAGDRNDPSTWDKISAKAEDLGDAAARGWSDLTHRASDAWEKIEDLFEGDDDDDDDRAERARDAWLTGAREGYAAARYRNAAVSAPSARGRGYKSSAELRSTFSEGTQSMSDKARERVLRARQTAYEAQRRIEERMGDYADEGRRVFDSQPLIGGLIAAGIGAAIGAALPRTQRENEMLGGYRDRAFDEADRVFQEESAKLKAVAGAAVDEAKNIASDAIETAKGNTPTGQDAVNRAEDAATSAADRVKAAAEAEAQRQKLGSNLN
- a CDS encoding phage holin family protein, which gives rise to MKDDAHTDEPRAKSATGIIGDVLGHVSSLIRKEVDLARAEINDNLSRAGIAIGLLVGALVIALVALNVLAAALVAAITELGLDAGWSALIVGGLLAVVAFAMVAKGINDLKLSSLAPTRTVKNVRRDAEAVKETF